Within Myxococcus fulvus, the genomic segment GATGACGGGTGGAAGGCCGCGTCGCTCGCGGGGGCCGCGGAGGTGGCCCAGGGCGCCGAGGCCGAGCGGGATGCGAATGACCGCGTGCGGACGGACGCGGGGGCGTCGGATGAGGACCACATCTCCACGGGGGTGCAGGTCTCCGCGCCGATGGGCAAGGGGCGTGGGTGGTTGGTGGGAGTCATGGCGGCGGGGGCCGTGCTCGTGGTGGGTGGCGGCCTTGTGTTGGCCACGCGCGAGGAGTCTCCGAAGTTCGTGAACCCGCCGCCGCTGCCTGTCGCGACGAAGCGCGAGCCGGTGAAGGCACCGGGGCGAGAGGGCGTGGCCCAGGTTACGAAGTCACCCGAGGCGGCTCCGGTGGGGACTCCGCCCTCGGGCGCACAGGCTCCGGTCCCACAGCCCTCCGGAGAGCCGGCGGCGAATCCGGTGGAGGTCGCGAAGGGGAGTGGTGGGGCGGAGGCGAAGCCTTCCGTGGTGGAGCACGCGGGTGGGGCGAGCGCCGCGCGAGCTCCTGTTTCGCCCGTGCCGGCGGGACAGGATGCGTCGGCGCGTCAGGGGGCGGCGAGCCCCGTGGGACAGAAGCCCTCGCAGATTCCCGTGTTCGAAGCCAAGCAGGAGGCGAAGCCCACTGCCCGTGCGAAGCCTCCGGCGCGTGTGGGCAAGGGGACGCTGGAGTTCCGCGTCCGGCCCTATGCCGTCGTCACGCTGAATGACCACGAGTTGGGGCCGACGCCGTTCGCCCCCAAGGAAGTCCCTGCGGGAAAGCACCGCATCAAGCTCCACAACCCAGACCTCCACAAGACACAACACGTCACCGTGGAGGTCGGGGCAGGGGAGACGAAGGTCATCAAGCACAACTTCGAGGCGGAATAGACTCACGTTGGCGCTGGGGTGGTCGTGCCTGAGATGATAGCGCTGCTCGCCCCAGCGTGGGACTGTGTCATTTCATGGAGTGCTCAGACGCTGAGCCCACGGTTCAGGGCCAGTTGGGCCAGTGAATCACGCGTCCATTGGCCCCCACAGCCCAGAGGTCATCGGGTCCCGTGCCTGTGATGGCATGAAGGGCCTCAGTTCCTGAGTAGATCGTCTGCCAGTTCGTGCCGTCGAACCGGAAGATCTTGCCATGAGCAGAGGTTGCATAGGCGGAGTTCGGGCCGAATGCGATGATGGCGAGGAGGATGTCCTGGGGATCAGGAGAGGGCAACTTGGTCCATGCTTGGCCATCCCATCGCAGTACTGTTCCCTCGCCTCCCACGGCGAAGCCGCAGGTGTTGCTTGCTATCCAGACATCCCGAAAAATATATGCGTTCGTGGCCGGGATGGCTTCGGGCAGCCACGTTTGATCTTGTGGCCGATAGCGATGGATGATCGGGTTCCCCGCTCCGCCGACCGCGAAGAGTGTATCTTGGCTCGCGCCGTGAACGGAGAACGTGCCCACCAGTTTGTCGGATGGGTTGCTGTACGTCAGCGAACTCCCTCCATCCCAAGTAAAGGTTCCTCCAGGAGGGATAGGGCTTCCTCCGGTGGCCGCTCCATACAATGTGAGCGGTCCGGGGGTGGGCAGTCCGAATAACCCCCGGACGGTCGCATCCACCTCATGGACGGCGACGCAGTTGCCGTCGCTCACTGTTTGATATCCTAGAAGACCCTGTTTCGAGGCGAGCCACGCCTGCCCCGTGCTGGGGTCAGCCCAGAGGCCCGTCCATATCTCGTTCGTTGATCCACAACTCACCTCCGAGAAGATGCTGAAGTCCGAAGTCCCCGGGGTGAGTCGTGCCCTCCTGTTCTGCCCGCCGCCAATCCAGACTCCCCCTCGCGTCCAGGAGGAGGCCGAGTGCCAATCAGAGACGGCGCCATGGTACACCGTCCTGGCCACCCAGGAGGGCGCCACGCCTCCCGGACAACGGCTGACGTTCTCCGCCAGTCCATCGCAGTCATTGTCCGCCTCGTCGCAGATTTCGGTGGCGCCAGGATGGGTATAGGGATTGCCATCGTTGCAATCGCCGCCCAGGAGCACATGGCGGTTCGTTGGATGGGTACACGCAAGCACGGGATTCGTAGCGCCTCCGTATCCATCGCCGTCCTCATCCAGATACCAAGTTGTGGGTGAGCCTGGAGCAACGCAGGCGACGCTGCTCTGGCTCACACACTGAACCGTGCCCATGCATACGGAATCCTGATTCTGGCAGGATGCGCCGAGTGACGGAAAGCTCTCATCGATGTGTCCGTCGCAGTTCTCGTCCTGCCCGTTGCAGCGCTCAATCGCACGGCGATTGATGAGGGCGTCGTTGTCGTTACAGTCGGTGCCACCTGTCTCGCGGGCGACAAAGCCGTCGCCGTCCGTATCTCTGGCATCGAACTCCAGCCTGGCCCTGGCCACCTTGCCGATACCAAGCGTAAGCTCTGCTTTCTGGACCTCTACTACCGGGCCATCACAGCTCTCCTCGAATATGCGGGCTTCAATTTCGAGGGCAGGGCTCCATCCTGCACGAGGCAATATCGTTACATGGACTGCGTCAGGTCGGGAATGCCAATACTCGAGATTGTACCAGACTTCTTCCAGTCTCTCCTGGTCTCGGGCAACGAGGCGCATGCATGCTGGTGTGAATCCGGCGCTCGACACGGTGACGTTGGCGTATCGACAGCCCATGCCGTCACCCAAGATGACGTCGGCAGGGGACCCCTCAAATATACGGGAAGGATCGACGACACGGTCGCACTCTGTATCGAGTTCCTTGAGGTCTGGCACCATGCACGAGGTGGCGAAGAAAAGGAACGGCAAGGTCTGGCCCTTCATTGTAGCCCGTCCTGAATCTGCTCCGAAGGGGCAGTGAGATACAGGATGACGGCTCCCGTAACGGAGGCCACCGCGAGACCGAACAGGACGTTGGCTGTGATGACCTCTCCTCGGGCTGAACCCAGGTGTTGTCGTTGGGCGTCCAGAGAAGAAGCTTCGCGGGCGTTCTGGATACTTCCGCGCGAGATCACCCCAAAATAACTACCTACGCTGGCGGACACGATTCCGACGCTCGCGATGGCCAGTGGAATGTGTGCCCTTGTCGCTCCCTTATTGGCTCGTATCGGGTAGACCGGAGGGGGCTCGCTGCGGGGCAGTGGACTACTTTGTGACAGCCCTGGAACTGTCTTCTCGAGAAGTGCGGGCCGGTCCGAGACTTCTGCGGACGCCCGGCCGGGCGGCGTCGTCGGTGGAAGACCGAGATCCTTCCGCACTTCTTTTCGCACTTCGTCGAAGTCGCGCTGCACCTTGGGGGAGACCTTGATGGGAAGGGACGCCTCGGGGCGAAGCATCAAGCCCTTTCGAAAGGCCGAGAGGGATTTCAGATGCTGGAGCAGGTCCGCCAGGACGATGCCCTCGTAGAGCAACGCATTGGCTCTCTGTTCATCTGTTCGTGCCAGTGTCTGAGCATCTGCGAGCGAGGCCAGCGCCAGTTCATACTCGAGGCGCTCATACAGTCGCGCCGCTCGGTCCAGTCGCTCATCGAACGTGCGGGCTACGAAACCGGCTGTCGTGACAGGCTCTCTTATTGGCAGTGCCTGGGCCCCGCCCGCGAGCGCGAGAGCAAGGCTCATGCAGTGGAGTTCATTGCCGAGCCTCTGTCCTCGAAGTCTGTTCATGCCTCGTCAGGGTAACAGGACATCAACGAGGCGCCGTCGGCCAGCCCTGGCCATGATAGCTCTCCAACACCTCCGCTATTAAAGTGATGAATCTGAGTCGAAGTTCGCGGGGTTCGATGACCGCGAATCCGTGTCCGACTGCACACAACAGGGCCCCCGAGATGGACTCACTCTCGAAGGGCTCTGCCCGCACCCTCTATTGAGTCGACGCTCAATCTCAATACACCTGTGTAACGGGCTTCTGTCCCCGCGTGGTGTTCCCGTGCGCGCGTACCGCACAGTCGTTCCCTCAGCACGAACCCGAAGAGACGCAGACAGTCGAAGTCTGCTCCGGGGCGCATTGGTACGTGCCCGCGCATTGGGTGTTGGCGTCCAGGCACGCGGAGCCGAGATTGGGGTAGCCCTCGTCCCGGATGTTGTCGCAGTTGTTGTCCCTGCCATCGCACCACTCGGTGGCGCCTGGGTAGACGTTGGGCGCGTTGTCATTACAGTCCTGGTTGTTCGGAACGTAGCCCGTCGGCGGTGTGCCGCACATGCTGATGCCCATGCCCGCGCCATAGCCATCCCTGTCCACATCGGGATAGACCAGCCGCCCGGAGGTCGAGGCGTAGCACCCCTGTGAGAGGGCTTCCGGGTCGCATTGGTAGGCGCCCACGCAGCCGTTGCTCGCGGTGCAGGACTTGCCCAGGTTGAACTCGGCTTCGTCGCCGATGCCGTCGCAGTTGTCATCCTGGCCATTGCACAGCTCTGGTGCGCCCGGGAAGACGGCGGCCGAATCGTCCCGGCAGTCGGAGCCTCCAAAATTCCTGGCGACGAACCCGTCGTTGTCGGCATCTCGGCCATCGAGGGCCAGTGAGACCGGGACCGCCTGCCCGGCGATCGCGGTGACGCCCCGGAGCAAGAGGCCGATCTGGACTCCGTCGTTACAGCTCTGTTCGAACGAGCGGACCGTGATGGAGAGCTCAGGGGCCCACGAATCGGGAGGGAGGAACGCCACGCGGAGGTCCGTCACCTGGCTCTCGCGGAGACCGGTCAGCTCCGCGACGAACTCCTCGCCACTCATGGCGTCCATCGCACGGAACTGCACACAGCCTGGCGTGAAGCCGATAAGCGCGGTGGAGGTGGTCACCACTCGACAACCCGAGCCGGCGCCCAGCACTGCATGCGCAGGGCCTCCTTCGAACAGATGAGTCGGGTCGAGCTTCTTGTCGCAGTCCGAGTTGAGCTCGACGAGGCTCGGCACGGAGCAGGAGGTGGCGAACAGCAGGAACAGGATGGATGCACGTCTCATGGCTGCGCGACCTCGTCACTCTCCGAGGGACTGGTGAGATACAGGATGACGGCGCTCGTCACGGAGGCTGCTGCGAGGCCGAACAGGAGATTGGCCGCGAGGGCCTCGCCTCGGGCTGAATCCAGATTCTCGCGCTGAGAATCCAGCGTGGTGGCTTTCCGAGCCTCCTTGACGTTGCCGCGCGACAGCAGTCCGAAGACACCACCGACGCCCGCTGTCAGCGCGCCGACGCCCGCGAAGGTCAACGGGAGCGCGCGGACCTTCGTCGGGGATTCCTTCGTGGGCACCAGGACGGCGTCGAGCCCGGGATGCGAGGACCGTGGAGTCGCCGGTGACAGGTTCGACGGGCGCTCCGGTCGGTCCGAGTCGGTGACGGGGGCGCGAGCCGTCCCGAGGGGCAGGCCGAGCTTGCCTCGCACCTCGTCCCTCAGATTCTCGAAGTCGCGCTGCACCTTGGGAGACACCTTGATGGGGAGCAGGACCTCCGGCTGCAACAGCAAGCCCTGTCGGAAGGCCGCGCGGGATTGTTGCTGCTGGCGAAGGTCCGCCAGGACGATGCCCTCGTAAATCAAGGCGTCGGCCCGTTCATCATCCGTTCTCGCCAACGCCTTGGCATCCGCGAGCGAGGCCAGGGCCTGCTCATATTCGAGCTCGTCGTAGAGTCGCGCCGCCCACTGCATCCGCTCCTGGAAGGGGCGGGTGGCGTCCACCCGCGTCGTCGCTGCTGGAGCCGTCACTGGCTGCGCTTGGGCTCCCCCCGCGAGGGCGCACGCGAGGCCCATGCAACAGATGTTGTTGAAGCACCCCCAACCTCGATGCTTGCTCATGTCCCTGGGAGCCTAACATGACTCCCAGCGGTGCTTCCCCGATTCGCGTCCAGCCCGCCCTGCGTCTTCCTGCAATCCGGTGTGGTCCCCTGGGCGCGCCGTCCCTATCCGGCCAGCCGTGGCTTCGACTTCAAGAAAGGGATTTTGAGGGCCGCTCGCTGACGGATGGAAAGAGCGTATTCGGTCCAGGACGCCTGACATTCAGCGCACAGCTTCACCCCGCCGAAGTCGCCTGGCGCATCCGCTCCGTAGGAGTCCCGGAACGCATACCTGGGGCACCTGTCCTGGTCGGCCGCGATGAGTATGTCCGCGAAGCCAGGGAACAGAAGGCGTTCGCGGTCTCTCAGGACCCGCTCGTATCGCTCCTGCTCTGCCCGGAGGTCCCCTTCGCTGTCCATCCGGTGCCACAGCTTGGCATTCTCCCGGGCCTGGTCGGCGTGCCATTTCGTGTACGGCAATCCGATCTGGAGGTCGTCTTCGACGAACCGGTACCGATCCATCATCATGTGGACCGGCCCACCCACGGGACGGACGAAGTTGAATGCCTGCTGGCGTCCCGGCTCATCCGATCCTTGCAGCTCCAGCTCCCAGAGGACGTCTCGGTAGGCGTGGAAGAGCTGGGTCCTCGCCGCGGGAGCGACATAGGCAAAAGTGCTGCAAATCTCGGCTTCGGCGCGGTGAGGTCATCCTCGAGCTCAGCTGGGAAGAAGTACTTTTCCGCCATGGCGAGCTCCTTCTGCGTGGGATGGGCCGGCACGCGCCCTCCGGTGCGGGCAACACTGGCGCCGTCCGACCCTGCTTGAATCCCTCTTCAATGGCTTTCATTTCCGTGGGGGCTGGCGCGTCATCGACGATTCAAGGGGCTGTTGACCACCGGACTGGAGCCGTTGCCCGCAGCGGGAGGCGCCTCGGCTGTCTTGTCAGACCTTGTCGCGATGGGCTTCCAGCACCGACTTCGCCAGGGCGATGAACCGCATCCGGAGCGCCTGGGGCGCCAGGACCTCGAAGCCCTGGCCCACCGCGCACAGTTGGTCCAGCGCGATGGACTCACGCTCGAAGTCGACGGTGACTGTCTTTCGACCGGGGGCGGGCTCCCCTGCGTCGAACCGGACGCCTTCCCCCGGTGGGCGGATTCGCCGGAGCGCGCCCTCGGCCTCCGGCGTCAATCGCAGCGTCACCTCGTACTGGGCCCGCTTCTCCGCGAAGCGCGCGCACCACTCCTTCCAGAACGCGGGCAGGTCGAACCGCGCGGGGCGCTCGAAGGTCTCCGCCCGCACCTTCACGCCGTCGATGCGCGAGCCCCGGTACACCCGCGTGCCGGCCTCCGTCCCCGCGACCAGGTACCAACGGTCCGCCTTCAGCACGAGCGCGTACGGCTCCACCTCTCTGCGTCCGCGCTTCCCATCGAAGTCCCGGTACATCAGCGACACCCGCCGGTTCTCCCACGCCGCCTCGCGCAGCTCCTCCAGATGGGGCACCGCCTCGCGCTCCGCGAACCAACCCGATGCGTCCACGTGCAGCCGCTGCCGCGCGTACTCCAGCGCCGGCTGCTGCAACGCGGGCAGCGCCGCCGCCAGCTTCACCAGCCCACTGCGCAGGGGCGCGCTCAACCCGATGTCCCCCAAGCCCCCCGGCGTCGCGCTCATCGCCGCCAACGCGTGCAGCTCCGCGCGCGTCAGGCCCGTCAGCTGCGTCTTCCATCCTTCGAGGAGCGCCACGCCGCCTTCCGAGCCGCGCGTCGCGTACACGGGCACGCCGGAGGCAGACAAGGCGTCGAGGTCTCGATGGATGGTCCGCGCGGAGACCTGGAGCTCACGCGCCAGCTCGCCCGCGGTCAGCTTCGGGCGGCTCTGCAACAGCATCATCAGGCTGACGAGTCGGTCGGCGCGCATCTTGAGACCTCCGCCGTGAACGGTACGGAACCAACATGACAGAGGTTGTCATATTGCCCCCCGTACGGTGTGCCTCATCGCCGGCCACCCCGGTCGGTCCGTGAGGAGACACCCATGAAGAAGCCGCTCGAAGGCCGCATCGCCCTGGTCGCCGGCGCCACCCGAGGCGCGGGGCGCGGAATCGCCACCCGACTGGGCGAGGCCGGCGCCACCGTCTACTGCACCGGCCGCAGCGTCCGGGGCCGTCCCGCCTCGGGCGACTCGCGCCCGGAGACCGTCGAGGAGACCGCTGAACAAGTCACCGCGCTCGGCGGCCACGGCATCCCCGTGCGCTGCGACCACACCGTGGAGGAGGAGGTCATCTCCCTGTGCGAGCGCATCCAGAAGGAGCAGGGACGCCTGGACCTCCTGGTCAACGACATCTGGGGCTGCGACAGGCTCACCCACTTCGGCCAGCCCTTCTGGAAGCAGTCCATCCCGGATGCTCGCGTCATGCTGGAGCGCGCCGTCCTCACGCACGTCATCACCAGCCGCCACGCCGTCCCCCTCATGCTCCCGCGCAACCAGGGGCTCATCGTCGAAATCACCGACGGGGACCACTTCGCCTACCGCGGCCACGTCCTCTATGACGTGCTGAAGATGGCCGTCATCCGGCTCGCCTTCGCCATGTCCCGGGACTTGCGCCGCACGGGCATCACCGCGCTCGCCGTGACGCCGGGCTTCCTGCGCTCCGAGGAGATGCTCGAGCACTTCGGCGTCACCGAGGCCAACTGGCGCGACGGCACGAAGGTGGACCCGGACTTCATCGCCTCGGAGACGCCCGCCTATGTGGGCCGCGCCGTCGCCGCGCTCGCCGCCGACCCCAACGTCGCCTCCAAGGCCGGCCGCGTCCACAGCTCCTGGGCCCTGGCCCGCGAATACGGCTTCACCGATGTGGACGGCTCCCAGCCGCACTGGGTGGATCACTTCACTCGCACCCACGGGCTGCCTTACCCCGTCGCCGATGAGGCCCGGTACGCCACCTGGGGTCAGAGCCCCATCGAGGCCCTCCGTCCCAACTGGCCGGAATCCTGAGCCTCATCCTCAAGCTCGCGCACCTGTGCCCACATGTGCGCGAGCCTCGCGGCCGCTCACCGGGGCCTGGCGACCGACCAGGGGCCGGGGGTGACGGTTGGGCCACGCTGGCGTGGACGCGGCGCGGTGTCGCCGGTAGGGTGCGCGGCTCGAATGGAACGCCCCCTAGTGGTTTCCGCCCTCGAAAATCAGGTCAAGGCCCGGCCCATGCCGCGCCACGTGGGCATCATCATGGATGGCAACGGTCGGTGGGCGGAGTCGCGGGGTCTGGACCGACTGGAGGGGCACCGCGAGGGTAGCGCCAGTGTGCGTGAGGTGACCCGCACCGCCCGCCGCCTGGGCATCCAGGCCCTGACCCTCTACGCCTTCTCCTCGCAGAACTGGGCCCGCCCCGCCGAGGAGGTCGCCGGCCTGATGGACCTCCTGCGCGACTACCTGGAGCGCGAGCGCGCCGAGATCCTCGACAACGGCATCCGACTCAACGCGGTGGGGGACGTGGACCGGCTGCCCCGGTTCGTGAAGGATCCGCTCGAGCGGCTCATCGCCGACTCCCGCCACAACACGGGGATGGTGCTGTCCCTGGCGCTGTCCTACGGCGGACGGGAGGAGATCCTCCGCGCCGCCCAGCGGATGGCCCAGGCCATCACCCGCGGGGAGCTGGTGGCGGACCGCGTCGAGGAGGCCGACTTCGAGTCCTTCCTCTGGACCAACGGCCTGCCGCCCCTGGACCTGATGGTGCGGACCAGCGGCGAGCTGCGCGTGTCCAACTTCCTGCTCTGGCAGATGGCGTACGCGGAGCTGTGCTTTACCGACGCGCTCTGGCCGGACTTCCGCACCGACGAGTTCCTGCGCTGCGTGTCGCAGTACCAGCAGCGTGAGCGGCGCTTCGGATTGACGACGGCGCAGGTGAAGCGGGAAGACCCCCCTCAGCGGGCCAAGGCGTGAACGACAAGAACAAGAACCTCGTCATCCGCATCGTGACGGCGCTGACGCTCCTGCCGTTGGTGCTGGTGCTGCTCTTCCTGGGCGGCGTGTGGAGCGCGGGCCTGCTCGGCCTTGCCGCCGCCGCGTGCGTGGGCGAGTACTACCTCATCGTGCAGAAGCGGCTGAACGGGGCCGCGTGGGTGGGCATGGCCTTCGCGGCGGTGCTGCCCTTCCTGCCGTTGAGGGACGCGGCGCGCACGGGTGAGACGGCCTTCTGGCTCACCATCGTCTTCGCGTTCTTCGCGTGGATCTTCCACCTGTTCAAGGGCCCGCTCGCCGAGGCCCCCACGCGCACGGCCCACCTGGTCAACGGCTTCCTGTACGGCGCCGTGGGCCTCACCGCGCTGTCGGCGCTGCGCCTGCTCCCGGACCACGGCCTCGCGTGGGTCATCTGCGCGCTGACGATTACCTGGGCCAACGACACCGCCGCCTACTTCTTCGGCCGCTTCATGGGGCGCCACAAGCTCTACCCCGAGGTGAGCCCGAACAAGACGTGGGAGGGCTTCTTCGGCGGCATGCTCGGCTCGGTGGGCGGCATGTTCATCGCCCGGGGCTTCTTCTTCCCCGTCTTCACCGTGTGGGACTGCATCATCCTGGGCATCGCCGGAGGCCTCTTGGGCCCCGTCGGTGACTTGTGCGAGTCGATGCTCAAGCGGGCGTACGGCGTGAAGGACTCGGGGTTCCTCATCCCGGGGCACGGCGGGGTGTTGGACCGCATCGACGCCTTGCTCTTCAACGCACCCCTGGTGTTCGTCTACGTGCAGTTCGTGCGAGGGCTCCTGCCGTAGAAGCGTGAGATTTCGCTCGGCTGGCTGGCTGGCGGCCCCCGATGTGCGTTGTCCGTCCGGGGGTACACGATTACTCTTGCCGCCATGCCCTCACTTCAGAACCTGGGGTTCTTCATCCTGCTGCTCGGCGTGCTCGTGACAGTGCACGAGCTCGGCCATTTCCTCGTGGCGAAGGCCTGCGGGGTGAAGGTCCTCAAGTTCTCCATCGGCTTCGGGCCCAAGCTCATCGGCTTCATCAAGGGTGAGACCGAGTATCAGATCGCCATCCTGCCGCTGGGCGGCTACGTGAAGATGGCGGGCGACCTGCCCCACGAGGAGCTCAGCCCGGAAGAGGCGAAGCGGGGCTTTTTGGCGCAGCCGCCGTGGAAGCGCGGGCTCATCGTCCTGGCGGGGCCGGCCTTCAACCTCATCTTCCCCGTGCTGGTCTATTTCTTCGTCTTCCTGGGGCCGCACCAGGCCACGTCCACCCTGGTGGGCTTCGTGGAGCCGGGCAGCCCGGCGGAGCTGTCCGGCATGCGCCCCGGTGACCGTGTCCTGTCGGTGGAGGGCGAGTCGGTTCGCACCTTCGACGACATGCGGGAGACCTTCGTGGGGCGCTTCGAGCGGCCCATCCCCATCGTCGTGGACCGGGGCGGCCAGCCGGTGACGCTGACGGTGACGCCGAAGAAGAGCACGGAGACGTCGCCCATCGACACGGTGGAGCGGGGCCTCATCGGCGTGGCGCCGGTGTCCAAGCCCCCCTTGGTGGGCGTTCGCGCGGGCTCGCCGGCCGAGGCCGCGGGTCTGCGCACCTTCGACCGGGTGCTGAGCGTCAATGGCGTGCACGTGCCGGACGAGGCGCGGCTGTACCAGGAGCTGGGCCGGCACCCGGAGGGCGAGCCGCTGAAGCTGGTGGTGCGGCGCATGTCCACGGTGGAGGCCGGCGTGGTGACGGGCCAGGTGTCCAACGTGGTGGAGGTGACGGTGCCCCGGCAGCCGGGCGTGGGCCTGGCGGCGGTGGGCGCGGAGCCCGCGGACACGTACGTCGCGATGGTGGCCCCCGGCAGCGTGGCGCAGAAGGCGGGCCTTTCGCCCGGAGACCTCATCGTCGCGTTCAACGGCAAGCCCGTGCAGTCGCTGCGGATGATGGAGAACGAGCTCACCGAGCTCAAGGACCAGCCCTTCACGCTGACGTGGCGCGACGCGAAGGGCGGCGAGCACACCGAGAAGCTGGCGCAGGCGCCGCTCAAGAGCGAGGACGCGATGGGGCAGGAGACCTCGCGGCTGGCGCTGGGCGCGCGCGGCTGGGCGCTGATGGACGCGGACGCGCCGAAGGTGGACGAGGTGACGGTGCACCTGGGGCCCGCCGCCGCGTTCAAGCAGGCCGCCGTCGTGGTGCCGAAGATTGTCGGGCAGATGGTGAAGGTGCTCGCGGGGCTCTTCACGCGCGACGTGCCGCTGTCCTCGGTGGGCGGTCCCATCATGATGTACCAGCTGGCGGCGAAGAGCGCCGAGCAGGGGCTCGACTCGTTCCTGCACCTGATGGCCATCATCTCCATCAACCTGGGCGTGATGAACCTCTTGCCCATTCCCGTGCTGGATGGCTTCGCGCTCCTGTCCGCGGCGTGGGAGGGCATCCGCCGGCGCCCCATCCCGACGCGGGTCCGCGAGGCCGCCAACATGGTGGGCCTGGCGCTGCTCTTCCTGCTCATGCTGCTCGTCTTCACCAACGACATCACCCGCTAGAGGCCCCATGCGCGCGAGCACCGTCGTCCTCCTGCTGGCGCTGGGCTTCTCCACCGCGTGCGCTTCGCGCGCGGCGAAGCCGGACCCGCGCGACGAGGAGACCCGGACGCGCTCCGGGTCGACTCCCGGCGTGACGCGGCGCGAGCAGATGCCGCGCTCCTATCTGGGCGAGGGGCTGGCGTCGTTCTACGGCCCCGGGCTGCACGGCCGTCCCACCGCGAGCGGGGAGCGCTTCAACCAGAACGCGCTCACGGCCGCGCACCGCAAGGCGCGCTTCGGCTCCTGCATGAAGGTGGTCAACATGGAGAACGGCCGCTCCGTGCAGGTGCGCATCAATGACCGGGGGCCCTTCGTGGAGGGCCGCATCATCGACGTGTCCAAGGCCGCCGCGTCCAAGCTGGGGATGCTGGACAAGGGCGTGGTGCGCGTGCGGCTGTATCGCTGCCCCGATGACACCGTGTCGGAGATTCCCCAAGCAATGTGGGCCGCGCCGGTGTAGGGAGCGCCCATGTTCCTCGCGCTGGACACCTCCACGCTGACGATGTCGCTCGCCCTGGTGGAGCGGGGGCCGGACGGCGTGCGCGTCGTGGAGCACCAGGTGGTGCGTCCGCCCATCAAACAGAGCGAGGCCCTGCCGGGTGTCGTGGGCGAGCTGCTCGCGCGGCACGACGTGAAGCTCGCGGCGCTGGAGGGGCTGGTGGTGGGCCTGGGGCCCGGCTCGTTCACGGGGCTGCGCATCGGCCTGGCCACGGTGAAGTCGCTGGCGTACGCGGCGGGCCTCAAGGTGGCGGGCGCGTCGTCGCTGGCGGCGGTGGCGATGGAGGGGCCCGAGGACGTGCCGCTCTTCGTGCTGGCCGTGGCGCGAAAGGATGACCTGTACCTGGGCGCCTACGGGCGGCGCGGCGGGACGGTGGAGGCGCTGGAGCCGGAGACCGCCATGTCGCCCCAGGAGGTGGCCCAGCGCATGGCCGCCGAGCCCCGCGCGGTGGCGCTGGGCCCCGCGCTGGTGGACTACCGCGCGGCGCTCGAGTCCCACGGCGTGGCGCCCGAGCGGCTCTTGTCCGGGCACGACTTCCCGTCGGCGGTGGAGCTGGTGCGGCTTTCCCGCATGCCGGAGACCTTCTCGCTGGAGGCGCTCTTCTCCATGGAGCCGCACTACGTGCGCGCCTCCGAGCCGGAGCGCAATCCGAAGTTCCCTCCGCTGCCGGGGCCCGCGCCCACGGCGCGGCTGAAGGACGACTGA encodes:
- a CDS encoding putative metal-binding motif-containing protein, translated to MRRASILFLLFATSCSVPSLVELNSDCDKKLDPTHLFEGGPAHAVLGAGSGCRVVTTSTALIGFTPGCVQFRAMDAMSGEEFVAELTGLRESQVTDLRVAFLPPDSWAPELSITVRSFEQSCNDGVQIGLLLRGVTAIAGQAVPVSLALDGRDADNDGFVARNFGGSDCRDDSAAVFPGAPELCNGQDDNCDGIGDEAEFNLGKSCTASNGCVGAYQCDPEALSQGCYASTSGRLVYPDVDRDGYGAGMGISMCGTPPTGYVPNNQDCNDNAPNVYPGATEWCDGRDNNCDNIRDEGYPNLGSACLDANTQCAGTYQCAPEQTSTVCVSSGSC
- a CDS encoding tetratricopeptide repeat protein produces the protein MSKHRGWGCFNNICCMGLACALAGGAQAQPVTAPAATTRVDATRPFQERMQWAARLYDELEYEQALASLADAKALARTDDERADALIYEGIVLADLRQQQQSRAAFRQGLLLQPEVLLPIKVSPKVQRDFENLRDEVRGKLGLPLGTARAPVTDSDRPERPSNLSPATPRSSHPGLDAVLVPTKESPTKVRALPLTFAGVGALTAGVGGVFGLLSRGNVKEARKATTLDSQRENLDSARGEALAANLLFGLAAASVTSAVILYLTSPSESDEVAQP
- a CDS encoding helix-turn-helix transcriptional regulator, which encodes MRADRLVSLMMLLQSRPKLTAGELARELQVSARTIHRDLDALSASGVPVYATRGSEGGVALLEGWKTQLTGLTRAELHALAAMSATPGGLGDIGLSAPLRSGLVKLAAALPALQQPALEYARQRLHVDASGWFAEREAVPHLEELREAAWENRRVSLMYRDFDGKRGRREVEPYALVLKADRWYLVAGTEAGTRVYRGSRIDGVKVRAETFERPARFDLPAFWKEWCARFAEKRAQYEVTLRLTPEAEGALRRIRPPGEGVRFDAGEPAPGRKTVTVDFERESIALDQLCAVGQGFEVLAPQALRMRFIALAKSVLEAHRDKV
- a CDS encoding putative metal-binding motif-containing protein yields the protein MKGQTLPFLFFATSCMVPDLKELDTECDRVVDPSRIFEGSPADVILGDGMGCRYANVTVSSAGFTPACMRLVARDQERLEEVWYNLEYWHSRPDAVHVTILPRAGWSPALEIEARIFEESCDGPVVEVQKAELTLGIGKVARARLEFDARDTDGDGFVARETGGTDCNDNDALINRRAIERCNGQDENCDGHIDESFPSLGASCQNQDSVCMGTVQCVSQSSVACVAPGSPTTWYLDEDGDGYGGATNPVLACTHPTNRHVLLGGDCNDGNPYTHPGATEICDEADNDCDGLAENVSRCPGGVAPSWVARTVYHGAVSDWHSASSWTRGGVWIGGGQNRRARLTPGTSDFSIFSEVSCGSTNEIWTGLWADPSTGQAWLASKQGLLGYQTVSDGNCVAVHEVDATVRGLFGLPTPGPLTLYGAATGGSPIPPGGTFTWDGGSSLTYSNPSDKLVGTFSVHGASQDTLFAVGGAGNPIIHRYRPQDQTWLPEAIPATNAYIFRDVWIASNTCGFAVGGEGTVLRWDGQAWTKLPSPDPQDILLAIIAFGPNSAYATSAHGKIFRFDGTNWQTIYSGTEALHAITGTGPDDLWAVGANGRVIHWPNWP
- a CDS encoding SDR family oxidoreductase; protein product: MKKPLEGRIALVAGATRGAGRGIATRLGEAGATVYCTGRSVRGRPASGDSRPETVEETAEQVTALGGHGIPVRCDHTVEEEVISLCERIQKEQGRLDLLVNDIWGCDRLTHFGQPFWKQSIPDARVMLERAVLTHVITSRHAVPLMLPRNQGLIVEITDGDHFAYRGHVLYDVLKMAVIRLAFAMSRDLRRTGITALAVTPGFLRSEEMLEHFGVTEANWRDGTKVDPDFIASETPAYVGRAVAALAADPNVASKAGRVHSSWALAREYGFTDVDGSQPHWVDHFTRTHGLPYPVADEARYATWGQSPIEALRPNWPES
- a CDS encoding tetratricopeptide repeat protein: MNRLRGQRLGNELHCMSLALALAGGAQALPIREPVTTAGFVARTFDERLDRAARLYERLEYELALASLADAQTLARTDEQRANALLYEGIVLADLLQHLKSLSAFRKGLMLRPEASLPIKVSPKVQRDFDEVRKEVRKDLGLPPTTPPGRASAEVSDRPALLEKTVPGLSQSSPLPRSEPPPVYPIRANKGATRAHIPLAIASVGIVSASVGSYFGVISRGSIQNAREASSLDAQRQHLGSARGEVITANVLFGLAVASVTGAVILYLTAPSEQIQDGLQ